The Undibacterium cyanobacteriorum genomic sequence TGGCACCGAAAATGAAACCAATCGCACTGCCGACAATAATGCCACCCAGCAGGAGAACGATGCTGGCGTAGCTTTGCCATACAGAAGGCTGTGCGGAAGGTGTCGATATTTGAGCTTGAGTATGCATAGCGCCAAGGAGAAGGATGTCGAAGTAGAGTGCACGGGTTTATCGCATCTTAACGCAATTTATCGACCAGCCATGTTCGTTGCAGCATTGTCGCAACGGCAGATTGAATCGATGTTAGTGAGTCGATTCAGGGAGCGGCTAGAAGAGCGACAAAGTGAGGGGCTAAAGCGAGAGGCTAAAAAAAGATTAAAGCAGGGAAGGAAAAACCAGTGTGATCTAGCTGAGGAGCACTTGATCTAGACTGACGCTCGTTGTTGTGTCTAGATCAAGCGATTGAAGTAATGAAGACGTAAAGCGTAGACTTGAAATGAAGATTTAGAATCAATACTTATTTAGCAGGGATTACTTTGGCTGGGATAGGCACATCACAAATAGAAAAGTCGGCGCCCTTCTTTTCACGGGTTTGATCGATTAATTGTTTCATCGCCGTTTCGGAAGCAACGAGGACTTGTGGGCGTTCATTGGCCGGGATGTCTGACAAAATCCGTACTTGCTTCATGATGTCGGGATCGCTTGGTGGCTCACCGAACTTAATGCTCATTAAGACATCGAGACCAATCACCACACGTCCAAATACCGTGTAATCGCGGTCGAGGCGACGCGAGGCATCGAGCATGAAATACAGTTCGCTGTTGGCTGAGTCACGCGGTTCATTGCGCCCCATGCCAGCCACGCCGGTGCAATGCGCACCCCAACTTCGGAGATTGCCATTGTTACGCGCAATCGCATCGGCCATGGGTAGCGATTGAAACGGCACGCTACCAATGAAACCAGTGCTGGCATCACTACTATGCGCGGCGAAGTTGGAGACACTTTGGTACGGCAAACGGAACATCATTTCGCCTGCCAAATTAGGATGGCTGGTACCGCCGCCATCTTTGTTATTGGGATTGCCGGTTTGAGCGACGAACTTGGCAATCACGCGGTGGAACTGCAGTCCATCGTAGATTTTTTCACGCGTGACTAGCTTAATTCTTTCGATGGCCTTGGGCGCCATCTCTGGTCGCATTTCGATAATCATGCGACCTTTGTTGGTGTCAATCACTAGCGTTTGTTCAGGGTCTAATGCCCGCCATTGCTTATCGTCGGCCGTGTTTGCTGCTTTATCGATTGCAACGCCGGCGCTTGCACTGGAGTGCAAGGCAAATGCTGTAGCCAATAACAAACTAAGTTTGAGCAGTTGCGGTGCGATGCGGGTGGTGGACATAAACAAACTCTCTTTCTGCCAATGTTGCTAATAATGCCTAAGGATACTTGAGTCTCTGTTGCGCGGCTTATGCCTGTTCTGCAGGTTTAATGTCGACAGCAATTTCACCAGGAACACTGAATACTTTGCCGTGGCTCTTACGCGTACCAAAATAAACGATGCCGAGCACCAAGATCACTGAGGTCACAACACTCGCTTCAGGACCAAAGGCGCCGCCATTGAGCCACACTGGTGTGTTATCGGCATTTTTGAGGTCGATAAAAAGTGGAACGACTTTCAAGTTCTGACCACTGACCTCTAAACCGAAGCCAACACCAAGCAACCAATTCCATGCGCTATGCCATGCACAAACGCCCCACAAACTACCTTCTTTCCAGGCGTATAAACTCAGGAGGATGGCGACCAGAACGATATTGAATAAACCGATCAAGAGTTCGGTCGACATCTTGATATTGCCGGCATGGAGTGCCGAGAACATCAACATATTGCCGACGATACCGACCGTCACGCCATAGCGTGAAGTTAATAATTGAAACAACCAACCACGCATGAAAATTTCTTCGGTCGCACCTTGCACTACAAAACCCAAGAAAAGGAAGACCAAGGCCATCAGGGAACCTAGTGAGAAGTTATAAGCAATGCCTGATGCTTCAATTTGGTAGCCACCTAAGAGGTAGATGCTGCCAACCACTGTGCTGATAAAACCGAAACCGAGCAAGAGGCCTCGTCCATACAAGCGCGAACCATTCGAAATAAAACCAATTGTCGCTAGGCTGCGTCTTTCGAAAAACTTCACCCAAGCGAAGCAGAGTAAAGCTCCGAAACCAAATACAAATACGAGTTGAAAGAATTCACTCTGCCAAGTCGACTTTGGGAAAACATCACGCATGCCTGGAATGTGGATGAGTAGTCCACCCAGAATTTCACCTACGATGAAAAAGACGAGAATGAGAATGATCGCCGCCAAAGTCCAAGTGCGTTTATGTTGCGGTTCTCGGTTTGCGTAGAGTTCGATACCACGTGCCATGATGCGTCTCCTTTTTTGAGGTTGTAAGCGCCGCTCTAGTCGTCAGCTTTTATATTTTGTTTCTAAGTTTAATTCTGAACTTAATTCTGAGCTTAAATCGGAAGATGACACCGATTAGGCTTTTTTGTCTTGTATTTTCTTCGCATTACGCTCGGCTTCTTTTTTCTTGACATGCATGGTCATGGCGAGCAAAGCCAAGCCCACCACAATCAAATTTCCATAAATGTTCTGTGGCGTTTTAGGGAGAGCCATATTGCCCAAGCCGAGCAAGCCCGTAATCGCACCCCAGGCGAGAAAGCTCCAACGCCTTAGGGCATAAGGGTTTTGGGTAGTTGCCCGCCACAAGATCAATAAACTGATCACGGGCAAAGCTAAGAAAATCACGGCACCGATAGTGGTTGCCAGATGAAAGTCAGGAATCACAGTGACCAACAAAGGAATGCTGGCGAGGCTGGAAAATAAACATAAAACTAAATAGATAATGCTGAGAAAGAGTTTTTCGCGTTGCATGTGAAGCTAGACCTAAGACGATCATGAATAAAAAAGGATTAAGAGAAGATGGCATCGTATCAAACTTCACCATCCACAAGGGAATTTCTTCAGCGCAAGCTGTGTGTATGCGACAGAGTTGAGGGGATCCATATGGATTTGGTATGAAGCAAACGTGTAGCAAATGGGAGCATGCTTCACGCTAGGGCAACATCTCTTGCGAGTTGGAAACAAGTTTGCAGAGTCAATGCAGAACTAGCGACTATCGCAGATCTTCTACTTCTGTTTGAGGAGCACTAATTTTTGCAGATTCATCACGGGCAGGCTTTGAATCTCGGTTGCTTTTTGTTCGTCTTTGCTACTAATGATTTCTTCCACCATTCGTAACGCTGGTTCTTTGTTCAGGTCGTTTACATCGATGCGAATGCTGCTCTGTAGAACGATGTTGCCATATTTGAAGACGCTCACCAGCATACCGTCTAACCAACGTGCTTGTAGTCGAATGTCGTTGCCTTCGTCGATGAACCATTGCTGTTTGTCGTCACGACAAAGCTGATATTCTTTGACGGCGCGCTCCTGGCCATTTTCTGCGTAGCGGGTTCTGAAAGTGGCACAGGCGATTGCTGGATCTGCGCTGACTTTGAGTTGACTAATTTCGCGTCTCACTTCGACGCGTGCTGCGTTGGGGCGGCTCGGAAAATTGTTGAGTTCGCCGATCCAAGTGCCAAGCCAGGCTTGTGGAATTTCTTGTGCAATGTTTTGCGCAATTTTTTTTGTAGTGTCTTGTGTTTCGGGCGTACCGAGTGCCGTCGTTTGCGCTGATGCTAGATTCGTTGTTTGAATCAATATGACCCCAGCCGTGGTGGCGAGAGCTTTGAATAAAGAAGAACGAACATTTCTTACATTTGCCATAGACTGAAATCCTTCGTTAATAAACGTCTCGACGATAACGTCCTTGCTCACGTAGTTGGTCTACGCCAGCGTCACCGAGGATATCTCGCAAAGCCTGATCAACCTCGGCCGCCATTCCTTGTAAGCTACCACACACATAAATGGCGGCGCCATTATCGATCCATGCTTGAAGTTCTGTGCCAGCCTCGCGCAATTTATCTTGGACGTAGACGCGCGTCGTTTGATCGCGAGAAAAAGCGAGATCGAGTCGATTTAGATAGCCATTTTCTTGCATGGCCTCCAGTTCGTTCTTGAACAAGAAATCATACTCGCGTTGACGCTCACCAAAGATCAACCAGTTCTGCTGTGCATGTTGCACCTGACGTTGTTTTAAATGGGCGCGCAAGCCGGCGATCCCAGTGCCATTGCCGATCAAGATCATAGGATGGTGTGGGTCGGGCTCGTGAAAACTACGGTTGCTGCGTATGCGTGCGGCAATCGGAGCGCCGAGCGACGCTTGGGTATTGAGCCACGTCGAGGCCAGACCTGGGCTGCCATCGGCTTGATAGGCCTGACGCACGACGAGTTCAAGGAAGCCGTCGCTGGGCACGGAAGCGATTGAATACTCGCGATGCGCTGGTGTGCTGGATGAGCTGTGTTTGGCTTGCTCTGCGGGACCCGGAAATACTTCGACGATATCGCCGGCTTGCCAAGTGTCGACATCCTTCACATCAACTGGCGCTTTCAAACGTAACCACATAATCGGTGCGCCGAGGCTGCCGATGTTTAATTGCTGACGTTCGACCAAGGTCCACTGTTGGTAAGCTGCGTTCTGCCACGCCTCGACCTTGGTTTGTCCTGTCAGCTGTGCTAATTGGTTTTGCCATTGCTGAAGCGCCGCTTCATTGCCATCATCGACTTCGATCGTTTCAAATATGCGCTGAGCGCCTCGGCCTTGCAAAGCGCGATCGAGCGCATGACCAAAGGCACAGAATGCTTGGTAGTGACGATCGCCTAAAGCCAATATCGCGTATGAGAGTCTCGACAAATCGAGGTCGTCTTCGGCCAGTGTCGCCATGATGGTAGCGGCGCTATCAGGTGCATCGCCTTCGCCAGTGGTGCTGGCAATCAACAGCAATCGGCTGTTCTCTGGCTGCTGACGTAAATCGAGATCTTTGATGTCACAGATCTCGATGCGAAGCGAGGTCTGTTCGGCCTTCGATAAACTCGCGTAACTGAGTTCGGCAAGCTGTTCGGCATAGCCGGTTTGACTGGCGAATACAACGGTGATGGTCTGTGCAGCATTCGATTGATCAATGATGGCTGTGGTCGCTTGTCGTGCGAGCTTTAAGGCAGAGCTGTGTTCGTGTTTTATTTTATGGCGCAGCAGCGACCAACGGGTGAAACGCATGAAGGCAATCGTTAAGCTGATCGCGATCAAACCACGGATGGTCGCGGCGTTAAAAAACGAATCCAAGGGGAGCACAGAAAAAGCCAGACTCATCAGTAGCGACAAGCTCATGAGGATGATCTGTGACCGTGCTTGTGCCGCGAGCTCGGTCGCCGGGCTGGAGGCCAATGTCTCGTGCGTGGATTGTGGGGGAATGTTGGAATGAGTGGCAGAAGTCATGAATCTAATGCTGGGATTTTTGTGCGGTCATCGCTTGCATTTACGGTTTCATCGAGCTCAGACGTCTCGTCGAGCATGCGTAAATAAGCAGGGCTGAAACTCTCTCGATAATGTGCTGCGCCGTGCTGATCAAACTCGCGCACCACCAAGCGCGCAGCGACTTGTAAGGATTGTGCATAGGCGAGTCCTTGATCCGGCCCAAGTACGCTGATGGCGGTTGCCAGTGCATCGGCAATCATGCACTCTGGATGTAAGACGGTAACGCTGCACAAGCCATGTTGTACTGGGTAGCCCGTACGCGGATCGATGGTATGTGAAAAGCGTTGCTGATCAACTTCGAAATAGCGGCGATAGTCACCCGAGCTGGCGATGGATAATCCGTGTAAGGCTACAATGTCCGCATCATGTATTTTCTGTTCGTGCTGGGCGTTTTGCGGCTGGCCCGGTGGATTTTCGAGCTCAACCCACCAAGGCTGATAGTCAGGTTTCATGCCCCAACCGCGTAATTCACCACCCACTTCGATCAGATAAGACGGAATCTTCTTAGATCGCAAATAACGCGCTACCAGATCGACACCATAACCCTTCGCCGTTGAGCACAGGTCGAGATGGATGCCTCCAGCTTGGTAACAGTGCCCGTGAAGATTGTCCGGGTCTTTTCGATAGCGGAGGCTGCGCCAGTTGGTCATTGCGACGGCTGCCTGAATTTCTTTCCTGCTTGGACAGCTCGCCACTTTGCCCGCTGCACCAAATCCCCACAGATCGGCAAGATGACCGATGCTTGGGTCATACGCACCTTGCGTCTGCTCGGCGAGGAATAAGGCATGCTCGAGCACCTCACAGAATGCCTGTGGAAGCTTGTGCCAAGTGCCAGCCTCAGCGCGATTGAAACGCATCAAATCTGAATCGTTTTCCCACGGACTCATTTGCGCGACCACCAAATCAAGCTGCGCTTGAATGCCTTGTTGTAGTTCGTGAATGCGCGCTTCAATCGTAGTGTTGTGCCCTTGATCAGGTGGCAGATAGAGTTGTACCTGCCAGCTGGTTCCCATGCTGAGTCCATGCAAGTTGACGTAATCACTTTCCTCAGGCGGTGCTTCCAGATTCTCCAAAGCGAGCGGCAACAGCACGCGTCGATCGGAATCTAGAGGCATCGACGCCTGTTGTATGCCGCTGGAAGTTTCACTAGCTTGCATGGATCAGATCTGTTTGCGTGATCAACAATTGAGATGATAACTATGGAGATGAAAATTATTGCGGCATGACTTCTAACGTAGCGACATAGCTAGCGCGACGTTCTTTGGCGGCACTGATCGCTGCTTTATTGTCGTTGGCACGCGCCTGCATCCAATACATCCCTGCACCTTGCCATTGCACCGTGAACTTGCCCTCGGCGTCGGTGGTGTAATTTTTCTCACCAAGGTTTTGGCGGTAGCGTGCGCCGCCAGGAATGACAGTCACTTTAATGCCCGCCGCTGGCTTACCATCGAGCAGCATTTTGAAAGTCGCCGGTTCACCATCGACGATGTCGTTAGGATGCGATACCGCGCCGAGTTCTAAGCCCTTACCCGTGGCTTGTAAAGCGGTCTGAGTGGGTTTGCCATTGGTCACGAAAGTTTCAATGCGGCTTTGAGCCTGCAAGACTTGTAATTCTTCGGCATTCGCTGGGACTTCTTTAGCAAACGCTTCGACCGTACCGCGCCAACGTTTTGGAGCGCCATTCTCTTTGTAATTGGCGATGATGAAGTCATTGACGATGCTGACTTTATACGTGCCTTGTAGCGTGGCGCGCAAATCAAAACTATTGCGTAGCTTGCCTAGTGCAACACCTTCTGGTTTGACGATACTACCGTCAGCGGCGGTGATGACGAGGTTGTCGATGCTGAGTGTATTGTGGTCGAAATAAAAAACGTTTTCGCCGACTGCTGCATCAAAAGTGATCAGAGGCGCATTGCCTGAGTTTAATGTCATGCCCGGCAAAATAAATGGGCGATCGGCGTGTGCACTGGATGCCAGCATCGTGCTGCCAGCTACAATGGTGAGTGCGGCGAGCGTTAGTTTGAGGCGACTTTGTTTGAGCGTTTGTTTCAGGGTGTGTTTGATGGTGTCCATGCTAAATTCCTTTGCGAATGTTTGTCGAGTAGCGTTCTAGCGCAACTTATTTCTTCACTTGGACGCTGACTTTGCCCAGTTCATTGTTCCCTTGTGCGTTGACCACGCTATCTTTACCATTCCATTGGAACGGGACTTTCACTACTTCGCGGCCACCACCTTCACGTGCTGCTTCGACGATCAAGTTGTAATCACCGGCTGGTAATTTAGCGAGCGCGTTGCTGTCGCCTGCGAAGCTCAAAGTATGTTCACCAACCACACGTGTGGCAGCACTCACGCCATCGACTGGCAAGGTCAATTCGCGACCAGTACGACGCCACCATTGACGCAAATCTTTGAGCCATTTCGTGCCGGCATTGTCTTTCTTTTTGACGTCATACCAGACTTGCAAATTCGCAGCCAAGCTTTGGTCTGGACGCTCGATCCAGAGTGCGACGTAAGGTTTGTGGTATTCGGCGACATCTAATTTGGGCACTTCCACTTTGACGATCAAGTCGGCGGCCAACGCGTTCGAACCGAGGAAAGTGCTGATCGCCACGGGAATGATTTTTTGAATGTGTTGCATGGATGATTTAGCTTGCATAGTGAGCCTCATAGAAATCAGATGAATACTGGTGTTTAGACTTGTGTTTGTACTTGTGTTCGTAATTGTGTTCGTAATTGTGTTTGTGTTTGGTTGGCCAAAAACTA encodes the following:
- a CDS encoding peptidylprolyl isomerase encodes the protein MSTTRIAPQLLKLSLLLATAFALHSSASAGVAIDKAANTADDKQWRALDPEQTLVIDTNKGRMIIEMRPEMAPKAIERIKLVTREKIYDGLQFHRVIAKFVAQTGNPNNKDGGGTSHPNLAGEMMFRLPYQSVSNFAAHSSDASTGFIGSVPFQSLPMADAIARNNGNLRSWGAHCTGVAGMGRNEPRDSANSELYFMLDASRRLDRDYTVFGRVVIGLDVLMSIKFGEPPSDPDIMKQVRILSDIPANERPQVLVASETAMKQLIDQTREKKGADFSICDVPIPAKVIPAK
- a CDS encoding CPBP family intramembrane glutamic endopeptidase: MARGIELYANREPQHKRTWTLAAIILILVFFIVGEILGGLLIHIPGMRDVFPKSTWQSEFFQLVFVFGFGALLCFAWVKFFERRSLATIGFISNGSRLYGRGLLLGFGFISTVVGSIYLLGGYQIEASGIAYNFSLGSLMALVFLFLGFVVQGATEEIFMRGWLFQLLTSRYGVTVGIVGNMLMFSALHAGNIKMSTELLIGLFNIVLVAILLSLYAWKEGSLWGVCAWHSAWNWLLGVGFGLEVSGQNLKVVPLFIDLKNADNTPVWLNGGAFGPEASVVTSVILVLGIVYFGTRKSHGKVFSVPGEIAVDIKPAEQA
- a CDS encoding sulfite reductase subunit alpha; this encodes MTSATHSNIPPQSTHETLASSPATELAAQARSQIILMSLSLLMSLAFSVLPLDSFFNAATIRGLIAISLTIAFMRFTRWSLLRHKIKHEHSSALKLARQATTAIIDQSNAAQTITVVFASQTGYAEQLAELSYASLSKAEQTSLRIEICDIKDLDLRQQPENSRLLLIASTTGEGDAPDSAATIMATLAEDDLDLSRLSYAILALGDRHYQAFCAFGHALDRALQGRGAQRIFETIEVDDGNEAALQQWQNQLAQLTGQTKVEAWQNAAYQQWTLVERQQLNIGSLGAPIMWLRLKAPVDVKDVDTWQAGDIVEVFPGPAEQAKHSSSSTPAHREYSIASVPSDGFLELVVRQAYQADGSPGLASTWLNTQASLGAPIAARIRSNRSFHEPDPHHPMILIGNGTGIAGLRAHLKQRQVQHAQQNWLIFGERQREYDFLFKNELEAMQENGYLNRLDLAFSRDQTTRVYVQDKLREAGTELQAWIDNGAAIYVCGSLQGMAAEVDQALRDILGDAGVDQLREQGRYRRDVY
- a CDS encoding FAD:protein FMN transferase, translated to MQASETSSGIQQASMPLDSDRRVLLPLALENLEAPPEESDYVNLHGLSMGTSWQVQLYLPPDQGHNTTIEARIHELQQGIQAQLDLVVAQMSPWENDSDLMRFNRAEAGTWHKLPQAFCEVLEHALFLAEQTQGAYDPSIGHLADLWGFGAAGKVASCPSRKEIQAAVAMTNWRSLRYRKDPDNLHGHCYQAGGIHLDLCSTAKGYGVDLVARYLRSKKIPSYLIEVGGELRGWGMKPDYQPWWVELENPPGQPQNAQHEQKIHDADIVALHGLSIASSGDYRRYFEVDQQRFSHTIDPRTGYPVQHGLCSVTVLHPECMIADALATAISVLGPDQGLAYAQSLQVAARLVVREFDQHGAAHYRESFSPAYLRMLDETSELDETVNASDDRTKIPALDS
- a CDS encoding DUF4198 domain-containing protein is translated as MDTIKHTLKQTLKQSRLKLTLAALTIVAGSTMLASSAHADRPFILPGMTLNSGNAPLITFDAAVGENVFYFDHNTLSIDNLVITAADGSIVKPEGVALGKLRNSFDLRATLQGTYKVSIVNDFIIANYKENGAPKRWRGTVEAFAKEVPANAEELQVLQAQSRIETFVTNGKPTQTALQATGKGLELGAVSHPNDIVDGEPATFKMLLDGKPAAGIKVTVIPGGARYRQNLGEKNYTTDAEGKFTVQWQGAGMYWMQARANDNKAAISAAKERRASYVATLEVMPQ
- a CDS encoding DUF2271 domain-containing protein → MQHIQKIIPVAISTFLGSNALAADLIVKVEVPKLDVAEYHKPYVALWIERPDQSLAANLQVWYDVKKKDNAGTKWLKDLRQWWRRTGRELTLPVDGVSAATRVVGEHTLSFAGDSNALAKLPAGDYNLIVEAAREGGGREVVKVPFQWNGKDSVVNAQGNNELGKVSVQVKK